Proteins from a genomic interval of Gemmatimonadales bacterium:
- a CDS encoding glycosyltransferase produces MSESLTACVINFNGERYLERSLAAVKAQGDSIAEILLVDNASSDCSLRLVRDRFPAVRVRERMRNDGPAAARNHAFEAAAHDRILFVDNDVVLAEGTAAALSAALDAAPRAAIAMPRILYDDRPELVQFDGAECHFLGGMTLHHAGWPDASVPTSTRRIGSLVTSCFLVDRRRLGMKQPFDESFFFNYEDHDFGVRARLAGHEILAVSSARGYHLDGTPGLSIRPGGAYASARVYCLIRNRWLVLLKHYQWQTLLLLTPALAVYELAQLAAAAAKGWLPEWCRAASWTVRHLPAVASRRREVQQARCTPDRQLLHGGPLPFRDELLASGFARAAKRALDRGTGAYWDLVARFV; encoded by the coding sequence GTGTCCGAGAGTCTCACGGCCTGCGTGATCAATTTTAACGGCGAGCGTTATCTCGAGCGCTCGCTGGCAGCCGTGAAGGCGCAGGGCGACAGTATCGCCGAAATCCTCCTCGTCGACAACGCGTCGAGCGATTGCAGCCTCCGCCTCGTACGCGACCGCTTCCCTGCGGTGCGGGTGCGCGAGCGCATGCGCAACGATGGTCCGGCCGCGGCGCGGAATCATGCGTTTGAGGCCGCGGCCCACGACCGGATTCTGTTCGTCGACAACGACGTCGTCCTGGCCGAGGGGACCGCCGCAGCGCTCTCCGCCGCACTCGATGCCGCTCCGCGTGCGGCGATCGCGATGCCCAGAATTCTCTACGATGATCGGCCGGAGCTCGTCCAGTTCGACGGCGCCGAGTGCCACTTTCTGGGCGGGATGACGCTGCACCACGCAGGCTGGCCGGACGCATCGGTGCCGACGTCGACCCGCCGCATCGGCTCGCTGGTCACCAGTTGCTTTCTGGTCGACCGGCGCCGGCTCGGCATGAAGCAGCCGTTCGACGAGAGCTTCTTCTTCAACTACGAGGACCACGACTTCGGCGTCCGCGCGCGGCTTGCCGGGCACGAGATCCTCGCCGTTTCGTCCGCGCGCGGCTATCACCTCGACGGCACGCCGGGGCTGTCCATCCGTCCGGGAGGGGCGTATGCCTCGGCCCGCGTGTACTGCCTGATCCGCAATCGCTGGCTCGTGCTCCTCAAGCACTACCAGTGGCAGACCCTGCTCCTCCTCACCCCCGCGCTCGCCGTGTACGAGCTGGCACAGCTCGCGGCGGCGGCGGCAAAGGGATGGCTGCCCGAGTGGTGCCGAGCTGCCAGCTGGACCGTGCGGCATCTGCCTGCGGTGGCGTCGCGGCGGCGCGAAGTGCAGCAAGCCCGCTGCACCCCCGACCGCCAGTTATTGCACGGCGGCCCGCTTCCCTTTCGCGACGAGCTGCTCGCGAGCGGATTCGCCCGAGCCGCAAAGCGCGCCCTCGACCGCGGCACCGGCGCGTACTGGGACCTGGTGGCGCGGTTCGTATGA
- a CDS encoding O-antigen ligase family protein translates to MGTASARAEPALRLLQLGAIAAVVAAGPWALFDLDRYSVPKELVLHLAACGASVLLLVHARRVTLSLADAALAGFLALSLASALLAVNHWLAFRAFGISLSGALAFWTSRALAREGYARALVTTLAAGIVLAAALALMQAYGIESRLFSERRAPGGTFGNRNFVAHFVTFGLPLLLLLALSARRGAGLAWATAGMALVAAVLVLSRSRAAWLGAGVCITFFAVEGYWRGRLGQDRRQRSRLVALGAAASAGVVLALLLPNTLEWRSDSPYLDSLLDVANYKEGSGHGRLIQYQNTLRIAADHPLFGVGPGNWPVAYPKYTFPGDPAFDPGDFIPTNPWPSSDWMAIVAERGLPALVFLLATGAALAIGAWQRWRRAPDTSEGLESFCGLLVLLALAVAGSFDAVVLLPAPTLYVGMALGALTQPAPRPVFERDLLDGGRRRLAGAVALTGLLLLIRSASQLGAMMLFDGGRTTSTLEWAARMDPGSYRMQMLLGYAARDRGRCTEVRRHAEAAHRLLPNHPAPRRLLAACRDGGRRTK, encoded by the coding sequence ATGGGGACCGCTTCCGCGCGCGCTGAGCCGGCGCTCCGGCTTCTCCAGCTCGGGGCGATTGCGGCCGTCGTCGCGGCGGGGCCCTGGGCGCTCTTCGACCTCGACCGGTACTCCGTTCCCAAGGAGCTCGTGCTCCACCTCGCCGCATGCGGCGCCTCGGTGCTTCTTCTGGTTCACGCCCGGCGCGTCACCCTCTCGCTCGCGGACGCGGCGCTCGCCGGGTTTCTTGCCCTCTCGCTCGCCTCCGCGCTGCTGGCGGTCAATCACTGGCTTGCGTTCCGCGCGTTCGGGATCTCGCTCTCGGGAGCGCTCGCGTTCTGGACGTCGCGCGCCCTGGCGCGCGAGGGTTATGCGCGCGCGCTGGTCACGACGCTTGCCGCGGGCATCGTACTCGCCGCCGCGCTCGCGCTCATGCAGGCGTACGGCATCGAGTCGCGGCTCTTCTCCGAGCGCCGGGCGCCGGGCGGCACGTTCGGCAACCGGAACTTCGTCGCGCATTTCGTCACCTTCGGGCTGCCACTGCTGCTGCTCCTCGCACTCTCGGCACGGAGAGGCGCGGGCCTCGCGTGGGCCACGGCCGGCATGGCGCTCGTGGCGGCGGTGCTGGTGCTCTCGCGGTCGCGCGCGGCATGGCTCGGCGCCGGGGTGTGCATCACATTCTTCGCGGTGGAGGGCTACTGGCGCGGCCGGCTCGGGCAAGACCGGCGGCAGCGAAGCCGCCTGGTGGCACTCGGCGCCGCCGCGTCCGCCGGCGTCGTGCTCGCGCTACTGCTGCCGAATACGCTGGAGTGGAGGTCGGATTCGCCCTACCTGGATTCGCTCCTCGACGTGGCGAACTACAAGGAGGGGAGCGGCCACGGGCGGCTGATCCAGTACCAGAACACGCTTCGGATCGCGGCCGATCACCCGTTGTTCGGCGTGGGTCCGGGCAACTGGCCCGTCGCGTACCCCAAGTACACCTTCCCCGGCGACCCCGCCTTCGACCCCGGCGACTTCATCCCCACGAATCCGTGGCCCAGCAGCGACTGGATGGCGATCGTGGCCGAGCGCGGCCTTCCCGCGCTCGTGTTCCTGCTGGCAACCGGCGCGGCGCTCGCGATCGGCGCGTGGCAGCGCTGGCGCCGCGCGCCAGACACGTCCGAGGGTCTCGAGAGCTTTTGCGGTCTGCTCGTGCTGCTGGCGCTCGCGGTGGCGGGCTCGTTCGATGCCGTGGTGCTGCTGCCCGCGCCTACGCTCTATGTAGGCATGGCGCTCGGCGCGCTGACGCAGCCGGCGCCGCGCCCGGTGTTTGAGCGCGATCTGCTCGACGGCGGCAGGCGCCGGTTGGCTGGCGCCGTGGCGCTCACCGGTCTCCTCCTCCTCATCCGAAGCGCGAGCCAGCTCGGCGCCATGATGCTCTTCGACGGCGGCAGGACGACCTCCACGCTCGAGTGGGCCGCCCGCATGGACCCCGGCAGCTACCGGATGCAGATGTTGCTGGGGTATGCCGCGCGGGATCGGGGCCGCTGCACCGAGGTGCGCCGGCACGCCGAGGCGGCGCACCGGCTCCTGCCCAACCACCCGGCGCCGCGGCGACTGCTGGCCGCGTGCCGGGATGGCGGGAGGCGGACGAAGTAA
- a CDS encoding ethanolamine ammonia-lyase subunit EutB, translating to MYSHTVGLVRHHFADLKTLLARATPARSGDALAGLAAASAEERVAAQMALADLPLATFLSEAVVPYETDDITRLILDTHDAAAFSAIGHLTVGGFRDWLLSYEADEAALGGIARGLTPEMAAAVSKLMRLQDLVLVASRCRTVTRFRTTLGLAGRLSTRLQPNHPTDDARGIGASILDGLVLGSGDAVIGINPAGDSPRGVRALLELLDELRRRWEIPVQACVLAHVTTQLEALAHGAPIDLVFQSIAGTEAANASFGVTLALLAEARAAAEALGRAPAGGNVMYFETGQGSALSSSAHHGVDQQTLEARAYGVARRYAPLLVNTVVGFIGPEYLYDGKQIIRAGLEDHFCGKLLGLPMGCDVCYTNHAEADQDDMDALLTLLGAAGCTYIMGVPGADDVMLHYQSTSFHDALYLRRLLGLRPAPEFEAWLGRMGVIDAEGRMLPGAERRLLASAGG from the coding sequence ATGTACAGCCACACCGTCGGTCTCGTTCGTCATCATTTCGCTGATCTCAAGACGCTCCTCGCGCGCGCCACGCCGGCGCGCTCGGGCGACGCGCTCGCGGGGCTCGCGGCCGCGTCGGCCGAGGAGCGGGTCGCGGCACAGATGGCGCTCGCCGATCTTCCCCTCGCGACATTCCTTTCCGAGGCCGTCGTTCCCTACGAGACCGACGACATCACCCGGCTCATCCTCGATACTCACGATGCGGCCGCCTTCAGCGCCATCGGTCACCTCACCGTGGGTGGTTTCCGCGACTGGCTGCTCTCCTACGAGGCGGACGAGGCGGCGCTCGGCGGCATCGCACGCGGACTCACGCCCGAAATGGCCGCGGCGGTGAGCAAGCTGATGCGGCTCCAGGATCTCGTGCTGGTGGCGAGCCGCTGCCGCACGGTGACCCGCTTCCGCACCACGCTTGGCCTGGCCGGCCGCCTCTCGACCCGCTTGCAACCCAACCACCCGACCGACGATGCGCGCGGCATCGGCGCCAGCATCCTCGACGGCCTGGTGCTCGGCAGCGGCGACGCCGTGATCGGCATCAATCCGGCGGGCGACAGCCCCCGCGGCGTACGCGCGCTGCTCGAGCTGCTCGATGAATTGCGGCGGCGCTGGGAGATTCCGGTGCAGGCGTGCGTGCTGGCGCACGTGACGACGCAGCTCGAGGCGCTGGCGCACGGCGCGCCGATCGATCTCGTCTTCCAGAGCATCGCCGGCACCGAGGCGGCCAACGCCAGCTTCGGCGTGACGCTCGCACTGCTGGCTGAAGCCCGCGCCGCCGCGGAGGCGCTCGGCCGCGCGCCGGCGGGCGGCAACGTGATGTACTTCGAGACGGGGCAGGGGAGCGCCCTGTCATCCTCGGCGCACCACGGCGTGGACCAGCAGACGCTGGAGGCGCGCGCCTACGGGGTGGCGCGGCGCTACGCGCCGCTCCTCGTGAATACCGTTGTCGGTTTCATCGGCCCCGAGTACCTCTACGATGGCAAGCAAATCATCCGCGCCGGGCTCGAGGACCACTTCTGCGGCAAGCTGCTCGGCCTGCCGATGGGCTGCGACGTCTGCTACACCAATCACGCCGAGGCGGACCAGGACGACATGGACGCGCTGCTCACGCTGCTCGGCGCGGCAGGGTGCACCTACATCATGGGCGTGCCGGGCGCCGACGACGTGATGCTCCACTACCAGAGCACGTCATTTCACGACGCACTCTACCTTCGCCGCCTGCTCGGGCTGCGCCCGGCGCCCGAGTTCGAGGCGTGGCTCGGCCGCATGGGGGTAATAGATGCCGAGGGGCGAATGCTCCCAGGGGCGGAGCGGCGGTTGCTCGCGAGCGCGGGAGGCTAA
- the egtD gene encoding L-histidine N(alpha)-methyltransferase, whose protein sequence is MPIGAAASVATAAVARTGNPRMLAEVAAGLASPQKELPPKYFYDHRGSELFEEITRLPEYYLTRAERALLESWMPRLVPALGTRTLIELGAGGAEKSRVILDAMRAAGTADRYVPIDVSAAFLRETAAELRREYPHLAVSPAVSDIAEELNLPRDIASPALFAFLGSTIGNFYPPAAIRLLARVRAALGPCDRFLMGADLRKSPTVIEAAYNDARGVTAEFNRNMLRVLNRELGADFDLDAFEHRAFYDDEAHRIEMHLVSIRTQTVRVPGVGEVRFARGETLRTEISCKYDIPSIAALFNAAGLRLETWRTDAGRRFALVVGAPA, encoded by the coding sequence ATGCCGATCGGCGCGGCGGCGAGCGTCGCGACCGCCGCGGTCGCGCGGACTGGCAATCCGCGCATGCTGGCCGAGGTGGCCGCCGGCCTTGCCTCGCCGCAGAAGGAGCTGCCGCCGAAATACTTCTACGATCACCGCGGCTCCGAGCTGTTCGAGGAGATCACCCGCCTGCCCGAGTACTATCTCACCCGGGCCGAGCGCGCGTTGCTCGAGAGCTGGATGCCGCGCCTCGTCCCGGCGCTCGGCACCCGCACCCTCATCGAGCTCGGCGCGGGCGGCGCGGAGAAGAGCCGGGTCATTCTCGACGCCATGCGCGCGGCCGGCACGGCCGATCGCTACGTGCCGATCGATGTGAGCGCAGCATTTCTCCGGGAGACCGCCGCGGAGCTCCGGCGCGAATACCCCCACCTCGCCGTCTCGCCCGCCGTGTCCGACATCGCCGAGGAATTGAACTTGCCGCGGGACATCGCGAGCCCGGCGCTCTTTGCGTTTCTCGGCAGCACGATCGGCAACTTCTACCCTCCTGCCGCCATCCGGCTGCTCGCGCGGGTGCGCGCGGCGCTCGGACCCTGCGACCGATTCCTCATGGGGGCCGACCTGCGCAAGAGCCCTACCGTGATCGAGGCGGCCTACAACGATGCGCGCGGCGTCACGGCCGAGTTCAACCGCAACATGCTCCGGGTGCTGAATCGTGAGCTCGGCGCCGATTTCGACCTCGACGCCTTCGAACATCGCGCGTTCTACGATGACGAGGCGCACCGGATCGAGATGCACCTCGTGTCGATCCGGACTCAGACGGTGCGCGTGCCGGGGGTCGGTGAGGTGCGGTTTGCGCGAGGAGAGACGTTGCGCACCGAGATCAGTTGCAAGTACGACATCCCGAGCATTGCGGCGCTCTTCAATGCGGCCGGCTTGAGGCTCGAGACCTGGCGCACCGACGCCGGACGCCGGTTCGCGCTCGTTGTGGGGGCGCCCGCGTGA
- a CDS encoding DUF885 domain-containing protein: protein MSSLALPLTLVAALACSAPAGQASPSTAARDAAHASAASDALAARVDSVADSYVADLLTTFPEFATSRGIPGARHDRLTDNSLAAYERWQRREDRWLAELRAIDPTPLQGRPAWATYAILRERLEGSVEHRVCHTELWNLNTAQGWQAGYAVLARLQPVGSDSLRAQALTRARALPRHIATEESNLRKGVHRGYTAPKVVVEGVIRQLDALLATAPDASPFASPAQRDSTPAFRQAMVGIVAEQIDPALRRFRDYLSAEYLPAARSAIGVSANPDGAACYRASVRQFSTLDLPPDSVFERGMRKLAEIEDEMRTVAERNFGTSDLPALLTRLRDDPEFTFRTREEIVDSSRAAIERARAAIPKWFGILPKAHVVIEQHPEFRQRAGAVAQYNPPAQDGSRPGIFYITTIHPEHQSRALLESTAFHEAIPGHHLQITIAQERAGSNPVARYIFNSGFTEGWALYAEGLADEMGLYGSELGRLGMLSSAEFRAARLVLDSGIHTRGWTRDQAIEFLTRHSAEPPLQVRGEIDRYISWPGQATSYMLGNLEIRALRNEAKQRLGSRFDIRAFHDQVLGGGALPLPRLREKIERWLNQPAT from the coding sequence GTGTCCTCGCTCGCGCTCCCCCTCACGCTCGTCGCTGCTCTCGCCTGCTCCGCCCCCGCCGGGCAGGCGTCCCCAAGCACCGCCGCGCGGGATGCCGCACATGCGAGCGCCGCATCCGATGCGCTCGCCGCCCGCGTCGACTCCGTGGCGGACAGCTACGTGGCCGATCTGCTCACCACGTTCCCCGAGTTTGCGACCTCGCGCGGCATTCCCGGCGCGCGACACGATCGTCTGACCGACAACTCACTCGCCGCGTATGAGCGCTGGCAGCGGCGCGAGGACCGCTGGCTCGCCGAGCTCAGGGCGATAGATCCGACGCCGCTCCAGGGCCGCCCCGCGTGGGCCACGTACGCGATCCTCCGCGAGCGCCTGGAGGGCAGCGTCGAGCACCGGGTCTGTCACACGGAGCTGTGGAACCTGAACACGGCCCAAGGCTGGCAGGCGGGCTACGCGGTGCTCGCGCGCCTGCAACCGGTCGGGAGCGACAGCCTCCGCGCCCAGGCGCTCACCCGCGCCCGCGCGTTGCCGCGCCACATCGCCACCGAGGAGAGCAATCTCCGCAAGGGCGTGCACCGGGGCTACACGGCGCCCAAGGTGGTGGTGGAGGGTGTGATCCGGCAGCTCGATGCGCTGCTCGCCACGGCGCCGGATGCCTCGCCCTTCGCCTCGCCTGCCCAGCGCGATTCCACGCCGGCGTTCCGGCAGGCGATGGTCGGCATCGTCGCCGAGCAGATCGACCCCGCGCTCCGCCGTTTCCGCGACTATCTCTCCGCGGAGTATCTGCCTGCGGCCCGTTCCGCCATCGGCGTCTCCGCCAACCCTGACGGCGCTGCCTGCTACCGTGCATCGGTGCGCCAGTTCTCCACGCTCGACCTCCCCCCGGACTCCGTATTCGAGCGCGGCATGCGCAAGCTCGCCGAAATCGAGGACGAGATGCGCACCGTGGCCGAGCGGAACTTCGGCACCAGCGATCTGCCGGCGCTCCTCACGCGGCTGCGGGACGATCCCGAATTTACCTTCCGCACGCGCGAGGAGATCGTCGATTCCTCGCGCGCGGCGATCGAGCGGGCCCGCGCCGCCATCCCGAAGTGGTTCGGCATTCTCCCCAAGGCGCACGTCGTGATCGAGCAGCACCCGGAATTCCGCCAGCGGGCAGGCGCGGTGGCGCAGTACAACCCGCCGGCCCAGGACGGGAGCCGGCCGGGCATTTTCTACATCACGACCATCCATCCCGAGCACCAGAGCCGCGCGCTGCTCGAATCCACCGCGTTTCACGAGGCGATCCCCGGCCACCACCTGCAGATCACGATCGCCCAGGAGCGGGCCGGCTCGAATCCCGTGGCGCGCTACATCTTCAACTCGGGCTTCACCGAGGGTTGGGCGCTGTACGCTGAAGGCCTGGCCGACGAGATGGGTCTCTACGGCTCGGAGCTCGGGCGGCTCGGCATGCTGAGCAGCGCGGAGTTCCGCGCCGCGCGCCTCGTGCTCGACTCCGGTATCCACACGCGCGGGTGGACGCGCGATCAGGCGATCGAGTTCCTCACCCGCCACAGCGCCGAGCCGCCGCTCCAGGTTCGCGGCGAAATCGACCGTTACATCTCGTGGCCGGGCCAGGCCACCTCCTACATGCTCGGCAATCTCGAGATCCGCGCGCTCCGCAATGAGGCCAAGCAACGGCTCGGCAGCCGCTTCGACATCCGCGCCTTTCACGACCAGGTGCTGGGCGGCGGCGCGCTGCCGCTCCCGCGGCTGCGCGAGAAGATAGAGCGCTGGCTGAACCAGCCGGCGACGTAA
- a CDS encoding glutamate-cysteine ligase family protein translates to MTGAVRRALAAHLRHHLFEPPAPRSMLAPRRLGAEVEWLVLDAASGRPCPIDSGEGADGVAPATLPMLRRFGARHGWTDQRTPKGALCFAVRGGGMLTFEPGGQLEYASPPARSLSALVERLRGVAVPLRAAAADEGIELLPVGIDPRNPAESVPLQLTCERYRRMAGHFARIGPGGARMMRQTASFQVSLDVTPTPGDAAPEWRLLNALAPWVTAIFANSALYAGENTGHRSFRAHCWRTLDPRRTGLPYAEERAVDAYLDFALGAPAILLPTIRGECQPFGEWLCRAEPNVEDWEAHLTTLFPDVRPRGHLEMRSCDALDPAWYAAPLAFLAGIAYEPRARAAALDVLPAPDLDLLTRAGRFGLHDSTIGSIATDLVAIALDGCAVLGPRFIHPAHLDEARTYFDQYTRRGISPAEDPAEAVATR, encoded by the coding sequence GTGACCGGGGCCGTGCGCCGGGCGCTCGCGGCGCATCTCCGGCATCATCTGTTCGAGCCGCCAGCCCCGCGCTCGATGCTGGCGCCGCGACGCCTCGGCGCCGAGGTGGAGTGGCTCGTGCTGGACGCGGCGAGCGGCCGCCCCTGTCCCATCGACTCCGGCGAGGGCGCCGATGGCGTTGCACCCGCCACGCTGCCGATGCTCCGCCGCTTCGGTGCGCGCCACGGCTGGACCGATCAGCGCACGCCGAAAGGCGCTCTCTGCTTTGCCGTGCGCGGCGGCGGCATGCTCACGTTCGAGCCGGGCGGCCAACTGGAGTACGCGAGCCCGCCCGCGCGCTCGCTCTCCGCGCTGGTGGAGCGGCTGCGCGGCGTCGCGGTCCCGCTCCGCGCCGCTGCGGCGGACGAAGGCATCGAGCTGCTCCCGGTCGGCATCGATCCGCGCAATCCGGCCGAGTCGGTGCCGTTGCAGCTCACCTGCGAGCGCTACCGCCGCATGGCCGGCCACTTCGCGCGCATCGGGCCCGGCGGCGCCCGGATGATGCGGCAGACGGCATCGTTTCAGGTAAGCCTCGACGTCACACCCACGCCCGGCGACGCCGCACCCGAGTGGCGCCTGCTCAACGCGCTCGCGCCGTGGGTCACCGCCATCTTTGCCAACTCGGCGCTCTACGCCGGCGAGAATACGGGGCACCGGAGCTTCCGCGCGCACTGCTGGCGTACGCTCGATCCGCGCCGCACCGGCCTTCCCTATGCGGAGGAGCGGGCCGTCGACGCCTACCTCGATTTTGCGCTCGGCGCCCCCGCGATTCTGCTGCCGACCATACGCGGCGAGTGCCAGCCGTTCGGCGAATGGCTCTGCCGTGCGGAGCCGAACGTGGAAGACTGGGAGGCGCACCTCACGACGCTCTTCCCCGACGTGCGCCCGCGCGGCCACCTCGAGATGCGCTCGTGCGACGCGCTCGACCCCGCCTGGTACGCGGCGCCGCTCGCATTCCTTGCGGGCATCGCCTACGAGCCCCGCGCGCGCGCCGCCGCGCTCGACGTCCTCCCCGCGCCCGACCTCGACCTCCTCACCCGAGCCGGCCGGTTCGGTCTGCATGACTCGACGATCGGGTCGATTGCGACCGATCTCGTCGCCATCGCGCTCGACGGCTGCGCGGTGCTCGGCCCCCGCTTCATCCATCCGGCCCACCTCGACGAGGCGCGCACGTATTTCGACCAGTACACGCGGCGCGGCATCTCCCCGGCCGAGGATCCGGCGGAGGCGGTCGCGACGCGATAG
- a CDS encoding M48 family metallopeptidase — MSLAAVLTLIQQVPDSGVVAVPVPSALAVRYHETGTVLWVLDTLIGLAIPAVILFTGWSAGLRNAARRVGRGWAGTVVVYAIVYLVLTSLVVAPLSYYEGFVREHAYGLTHQTFAKWLRDWITALGVGCVIGAIVGLVAYGILRRARRWWLWTGLAALPLLIIGFVVAPVWIAPLFNRFGPLENKTLERRILAEADRAGITGSRVYEVNKSVDTEKLNAYVAGIGGTKRIVLYDTILRKFTPDEILFVLGHEMGHYVLGHVTALLLTAWAAIVLTLWLIFRWSGSLIARWDRRFGFTTLADPASVPLLLLLGGVISLGIAPFELFVSRHVEHEADRFGLELTRDNHAAASSFVKLDKENLGVPYDGLIDLLWRDGHPSDAERIEFANTYRPWETGQPLKYGDRFRAR; from the coding sequence GTGTCGCTCGCCGCGGTGTTGACGCTGATCCAGCAGGTGCCGGATTCCGGCGTGGTCGCGGTGCCGGTGCCGAGCGCGCTCGCGGTGCGATATCACGAAACCGGCACCGTGCTCTGGGTGCTCGACACCCTGATCGGGCTCGCGATTCCGGCGGTCATCCTGTTTACGGGCTGGTCGGCCGGATTGCGGAACGCGGCGCGCCGGGTGGGCCGAGGCTGGGCGGGCACGGTGGTGGTCTACGCGATCGTCTACCTCGTGCTCACGAGCCTCGTGGTGGCCCCGCTCAGCTACTACGAAGGCTTCGTGCGCGAGCACGCCTACGGGCTTACGCATCAGACCTTCGCCAAGTGGCTGCGCGATTGGATCACGGCCCTCGGGGTCGGCTGCGTGATCGGTGCCATCGTGGGGCTCGTGGCCTACGGCATCCTGCGCCGGGCGCGGCGCTGGTGGCTCTGGACGGGGCTCGCGGCGCTGCCGCTCCTCATCATCGGGTTCGTGGTGGCGCCGGTCTGGATCGCACCGCTCTTCAATCGGTTCGGGCCGCTGGAAAACAAGACGCTGGAGCGACGGATCCTGGCCGAGGCTGACCGCGCCGGCATCACCGGCAGCCGGGTGTACGAGGTAAACAAGAGCGTCGACACCGAAAAGCTCAACGCGTACGTCGCCGGAATCGGCGGCACCAAGCGAATCGTGCTCTACGACACGATCCTGCGGAAGTTCACGCCCGACGAAATCCTGTTCGTGCTCGGCCACGAGATGGGGCACTACGTGCTGGGGCACGTGACGGCGCTGCTGCTCACCGCGTGGGCGGCCATCGTCCTTACGCTCTGGCTCATCTTTCGCTGGTCCGGGAGCCTCATCGCGCGCTGGGACCGGCGCTTCGGGTTCACCACGCTGGCGGATCCGGCCTCGGTGCCGCTGCTGCTTCTGCTCGGCGGCGTGATCTCGCTCGGCATCGCGCCTTTCGAGCTGTTCGTCTCGCGCCACGTGGAGCACGAGGCGGACCGGTTCGGCCTCGAGCTCACACGGGACAACCACGCTGCGGCAAGTTCCTTCGTGAAACTGGACAAGGAAAACCTCGGCGTGCCCTACGACGGGCTCATCGACCTGCTCTGGCGCGATGGCCATCCGAGCGATGCCGAGCGCATCGAGTTCGCCAATACGTACCGCCCCTGGGAGACCGGACAGCCGCTCAAGTATGGGGACCGCTTCCGCGCGCGCTGA
- the sseA gene encoding 3-mercaptopyruvate sulfurtransferase, giving the protein MLERSLVTTEWLAAHLGRPDVRVVDGSWYLPNSGRNAAAEFAAGHIPGAVFFDLDASSDPASPLPHMLPAAEAFAGRMGALGLDDRSTIVVYDGSGVNLSAPRVWWSLRVFGHAAVAVLDGGLAKWRAEGRTLEAGVPIPARADFTARLDPARVRDLAQVRANVATRREQLVDMRPAPRFEGAAPDPRPGVRPGHIPSSRNLPYTELASVDGTVLAPAALRARIGAAGVDLSRPIIASCGSATSACSFVLALHLLGHDQVAVYDGSWAEWGGRADTPIALGPPGKEPP; this is encoded by the coding sequence ATGCTCGAACGATCCCTCGTCACGACCGAGTGGCTCGCGGCCCATCTCGGCCGGCCCGACGTCCGCGTGGTGGATGGCTCGTGGTATCTGCCGAACAGCGGCCGCAACGCAGCGGCCGAATTTGCGGCCGGGCACATCCCGGGCGCGGTGTTCTTCGATCTCGACGCGTCGAGCGACCCGGCGAGCCCGCTGCCCCATATGTTGCCGGCCGCGGAAGCGTTCGCCGGGCGCATGGGCGCGCTCGGCCTCGATGATCGGAGCACGATCGTGGTCTACGATGGGTCGGGCGTAAACTTAAGCGCGCCGCGCGTCTGGTGGAGCCTTCGCGTTTTCGGCCACGCCGCCGTCGCGGTCCTCGACGGCGGCCTCGCGAAATGGCGCGCCGAGGGCCGCACGCTCGAGGCCGGCGTTCCAATCCCCGCCCGCGCGGATTTCACCGCGCGGCTCGACCCAGCGCGCGTGCGCGACCTCGCCCAGGTCCGCGCCAACGTCGCGACCCGTCGGGAACAGCTCGTCGACATGCGTCCGGCCCCGCGCTTCGAGGGCGCGGCGCCCGACCCCCGGCCCGGCGTCCGTCCCGGCCATATCCCTAGCAGCCGGAATCTTCCGTACACCGAACTCGCTTCTGTGGACGGCACCGTTCTTGCCCCCGCGGCCCTCCGTGCCAGGATAGGGGCAGCCGGCGTCGATCTCTCGCGGCCGATCATCGCCTCGTGCGGCTCGGCCACCAGCGCGTGCAGCTTCGTCCTCGCACTCCATCTGCTGGGCCACGATCAGGTTGCGGTATACGACGGAAGTTGGGCCGAGTGGGGCGGCCGCGCGGATACGCCCATCGCGCTCGGACCCCCGGGTAAGGAGCCGCCGTGA